In the genome of Gallus gallus isolate bGalGal1 chromosome 21, bGalGal1.mat.broiler.GRCg7b, whole genome shotgun sequence, one region contains:
- the PERM1 gene encoding PGC-1 and ERR-induced regulator in muscle protein 1 isoform X1 yields MDNFEYSIHLNDRDWAEFLQAVEECNQEPAALATVEEQCLSDIEQGDSVPALCSTRAGAEPGLGKASCSPRGLCREDEADPCSSILRGGKQPVCPLLAAMPSVQGRQPPHPPAAEGAAGQDAALGEGAAGSGAMENAGHPAVTCAQGEDAAMEQRCGSPAVAQGGAQEATAWKSHAGVPGPPHEHPAAEPAAELGEKAASQPSVLEVVRPKVPTSARKSRKQRGVGGTEVTPGEKEPAGSLVQGSTAPSRAPSSSPLTSRKGKGKEKAAKAAPMRLSSEEAAEGKWPTGSPGAVLVDVLPNVSPKLKAKGSGAQSPGKARATKLARQVGGTGTCDTVPVVVTAPDTMPVVVTPPVVVPTPVVVTVLGELCQEGKARGPQSVAAAAGGCGEFTASPPRVMGSPTFAAGGSPGADTLDVTWPEMYEYLFCDSQGEEETAENTVEGKKTPLEREISLPELYEYFFNEPEGRRKKAKGKERKGKEFFGLHHAELQKEDPDVATAKEPVVATVPELYEHFFPDGPQHSRGWRGFLFSSPASEVRKAVGALMSILQRPKPRGTTQVSTSPSLARRGSHLALVPLGGSPEHPPALDMALALRGRPEAPLALTHKDMCLVFCAFASWAVKTSDLQAPDAWKTVFLASFGTLSAIRYFRRQVREGRPRT; encoded by the exons atggATAACTTCGAGTACAGCATCCATCTGAACGACCGCGACTGGGCTGAGTTCTTGCAGGCGGTGGAGGAATGCAACCAAGAGCCGGCTGCCCTGGCTACGGTGGAGGAGCAGTGCCTCAGTGACATTGAGCAAGGGGACAGTGTGCCCGCTCTGTGCAGCACCAGGGCAGGCGCCGAGCCAGGGCTTGGCAAGGCGAGCTGCTCCCCACGTGGGCTGTGCAGAGAGGACGAAGCAGATCCGTGCTCATCCATTCTACGTGGAGGCAAGCAGCCCGTCTGCCCGCTGCTTGCTGCCATGCCCAGCGTGCAGGGCAGGCAGCCGccccatcctcctgcagccGAGGGCGCTGCGGGGCAGGATGCAGCGttgggggaaggagctgctggcagcggGGCCATGGAGAatgctgggcaccctgctgtGACCTGTGCCCAAGGAGAGGATGCCGCTATGGAGCAGCGCTGTGGGAGcccagcagtggcacagggagGTGCCCAGGAGGCTACTGCATGGAAAAGCCATGCTGGGGTGCCGGGACCCCCCCATGAgcatcctgctgcagagcctgctgcagagcttgGGGAGAAAGCAGCCAGCCAGCCCAGCGTCCTGGAGGTGGTGAGACCCAAAGTGCCGACATCAGCGAGGAAGAGCCGCAAGCAGCGTGGAGTTGGTGGCACCGAGGTGACCCCTGGGGAGAAGGAACCAGCGGGGAGCCtggtgcagggcagcacagcacccagcagggccCCCTCGTCCTCCCCACTGACCTCAAGGAAgggcaaagggaaggagaaggcgGCCAAAGCGGCACCCATGAGGCTGAGCAGCGAGGAGGCTGCGGAGGGCAAATGGCCAACAGGCAGCCCTGGTGCAGTGCTGGTGGATGTGCTCCCCAACGTGTCCCCAAAGCTGAAGGCAAAGGGGTCAGGGGCACAGTcaccagggaaggcaagggCCACCAAGCTGGCCAGGCAGGTGGGGGGTACGGGGACGTGTGACACTGTGCCAGTGGTGGTCACTGCACCCGACACCATGCCAGTGGTTGTCACCCCACCGGTTGTTGTCCCCACACCAGTGGTTGtcactgtgctgggagagctgtgcCAGGAGGGGAAGGCTCGCGGTCCCCAaagtgtggctgctgctgctgggggctgtggggagttCACAGCCAGCCCCCCCCGGGTGATGGGCTCCCCAACATTTGCAGCTGGGGGCTCTCCTGGGGCAGACACCCTGGATGTGACGTGGCCTGAGATGTACGAGTATTTGTTCTGCGACTCCCAGGgggaagaagaaacagcagagaacACAGTGGAGGGCAAGAAAACGCCCTTGGAAAGGGAAATATCCTTGCCTGAACTGTATGAGTATTTTTTCAATGAACctgaaggaaggaggaaaaaagccaagggtaaggagaggaaggggaaggagttCTTTGGTTTGCACCATGCTGAGCTGCAAAAGGAGGATCCCGATGTGGCTACAGCCAAAGAGCCCGTGGTTGCCACAGTGCCTGAGCTGTACGAACACTTCTTCCCCGATggaccccagcacagcaggggttggagggGATTTCTCTTCTCCTCACCAGCCTCTGAGGTGAGGAAAGCCGTGGGGGCTCTGATGTCCATCCTGCAGAGGCCAAAGCCCCGTGGCACAACCCAAGTGTCCACCTCCCCATCACTGGCACGGAGAGGGTCTCACCTTGCCCTGGTGCCACTGGGAGGGAGTCCTGAGCACCCACCAGCTTTGGACATGGCCCTTGCACTGAGAG GCAGACCCGAGGCCCCGCTGGCGCTGACCCACAAGGACATGTGCCTCGTCTTCTGTGCCTTTGCCTCCTGGGCAGTGAAGACCTCCGACCTGCAGGCTCCGGATGCCTGGAAAACTG TGTTCCTGGCAAGCTTTGGCACGCTGTCTGCCATCCGCTACTTCCGACGGCAGGTCAGGGAAGGACGGCCCCGCACCTAA